A window from Hoeflea sp. IMCC20628 encodes these proteins:
- a CDS encoding TIGR02302 family protein codes for MADRPDSKGPAPDSPEDARRSVAFGRLRMRFNLSLGRLVTLAAPLLGLTALYFSFSWFGLFRIVPDWLRLTLLGLFGLGFLASLWPLKRFRSPGRAEIDTRLEAENRIANQAIATQDDRLEATDPLARALWEEHRRRMAQKIGTLETGLPRSSLPARDPWGIRVAIALTLFVAFGYSFSGSAGRPGDAFVSHAHNKLPDVRIDAWITPPPYVNQAPIFLTGLEREAGVPVDAIDGSEITIQVGGGTDADAAVNWGPDEASLSQIEQSETAATGRTTPVGAATWAFKPDADGLLEVSAGRSSAAFSIHLIPDAPPVAAFVETPRRAVNGALELDYTLSDDHGIARAEAEIIPAGDPAPDARPLFDPPKYRLSLPRRSSEDNRAVSSHDLTEHPLAGQKVKITLVATDGAGQEGRSETLETVLPGRRFSEPLAAAVVEQRGVLALDANNLLRVFDLHDALKIAPEETIPNLTHYLLLQSIRGRLENARSDEDLRAAIDYMWGVALQLEDGDLSLAERRLRDAQNALAEALENGASDEEIAQLMDELREAMQDYLQELARQNPANQNGQNQQAMPENMLRQRDLDNMLDQIENLARSGARDQAQQMLQELQRMMNNMQAGRQQRPQQQGGPMRQQMDKLGELMRKQQQLMDETMRADRDRQSQPGEGRDRQQQQGQQQPGDGQDQGQEGEGAQSLEDMLGALGRSQQELRDALGQLQSDLEGMGIQPSEGFGEAGEAMGDAAGNLQQGESGQALGDQGRALQALRQGAEDMMNQMMQAMGDQQGEAEGQGPDRNGNRSADDRDPLGRPRSTTGPDFGSRVKVPDEIDIQRAREILDAIRKRLGDQLSPDLEKRYLERLLDLK; via the coding sequence ATGGCAGACAGACCTGACAGTAAGGGACCCGCTCCAGACAGCCCTGAGGATGCCCGTCGCTCGGTCGCCTTTGGCCGCCTGCGCATGCGGTTCAACCTTTCACTCGGCCGCCTCGTCACCCTTGCGGCCCCGCTGCTGGGCCTTACCGCATTGTATTTTTCTTTCTCCTGGTTCGGGCTGTTCAGGATCGTCCCGGATTGGTTGCGGCTCACACTTCTTGGCCTGTTTGGCCTTGGGTTTCTGGCATCGCTGTGGCCATTGAAACGCTTTCGGTCCCCCGGCCGCGCGGAAATCGACACAAGGCTGGAAGCGGAAAACCGCATCGCCAATCAGGCGATCGCCACCCAGGACGACAGGTTAGAGGCAACCGACCCATTGGCACGCGCCCTGTGGGAAGAGCATCGCCGCCGCATGGCGCAGAAGATCGGAACGCTTGAAACCGGGCTTCCCCGCTCGAGCCTGCCCGCGCGCGACCCCTGGGGCATCCGCGTCGCGATTGCGCTCACGCTGTTCGTGGCGTTCGGCTATTCTTTCTCCGGCAGTGCCGGCAGGCCGGGCGATGCCTTTGTCAGCCATGCACACAACAAATTACCGGATGTCCGCATCGACGCCTGGATCACTCCGCCGCCCTATGTCAATCAGGCTCCGATCTTCCTCACCGGCCTTGAACGAGAAGCGGGCGTTCCTGTCGACGCCATCGACGGCAGCGAAATCACCATCCAGGTTGGCGGCGGCACAGACGCCGATGCAGCGGTCAACTGGGGTCCGGACGAGGCCTCACTGAGCCAGATCGAGCAATCCGAGACAGCCGCCACTGGCAGGACAACACCGGTCGGTGCGGCGACCTGGGCGTTCAAGCCGGATGCCGATGGCCTGCTCGAGGTCAGCGCCGGCAGATCCTCAGCCGCTTTTTCCATTCACCTGATCCCCGACGCACCGCCGGTTGCCGCATTTGTCGAAACCCCGCGCCGTGCCGTCAATGGTGCGCTGGAGCTCGACTATACGCTGTCCGATGATCATGGCATCGCCCGGGCCGAGGCCGAAATCATCCCCGCCGGGGATCCCGCCCCCGACGCCCGGCCATTGTTTGATCCGCCCAAATACCGGCTGTCGCTGCCAAGGCGTTCGTCCGAGGACAACCGTGCCGTGTCGAGCCATGATCTGACCGAGCACCCCTTGGCCGGACAAAAGGTCAAGATCACGCTCGTTGCTACTGACGGCGCCGGGCAGGAAGGCCGCAGCGAAACGCTTGAAACGGTTCTTCCCGGACGGCGGTTTTCAGAACCCTTGGCCGCTGCAGTTGTCGAGCAGCGTGGCGTTCTCGCATTGGACGCCAACAATCTGCTCCGGGTCTTCGATCTGCACGATGCGCTGAAAATCGCGCCTGAAGAGACCATTCCCAATCTCACCCATTACCTGCTGCTGCAATCAATCCGGGGCCGGCTGGAAAACGCCCGCAGCGATGAAGACCTGCGCGCCGCCATCGACTACATGTGGGGCGTCGCCCTGCAGCTTGAGGATGGCGACCTGTCGCTGGCGGAGCGGCGCCTGCGCGATGCCCAGAATGCGTTGGCCGAAGCGCTGGAAAACGGCGCCAGCGACGAAGAGATCGCCCAACTGATGGACGAGTTGCGCGAGGCGATGCAGGACTACCTGCAAGAACTGGCCCGCCAGAACCCGGCCAACCAGAATGGCCAGAACCAGCAGGCCATGCCGGAAAACATGCTGCGCCAGCGCGACCTCGACAACATGCTCGACCAGATCGAGAACCTGGCCCGTTCCGGCGCCCGCGACCAGGCCCAGCAGATGCTGCAGGAATTGCAGCGCATGATGAACAACATGCAGGCCGGCAGGCAGCAACGTCCCCAGCAGCAAGGTGGACCAATGCGCCAGCAGATGGACAAGCTCGGCGAACTGATGCGCAAGCAGCAACAATTGATGGACGAGACCATGCGCGCAGACCGGGATCGCCAGAGCCAGCCCGGCGAGGGTCGCGACCGCCAGCAGCAACAGGGCCAGCAGCAGCCCGGAGACGGTCAGGATCAGGGACAGGAGGGCGAGGGCGCCCAGTCACTCGAGGACATGCTTGGCGCGCTGGGTCGCAGCCAGCAGGAGCTTCGTGACGCACTCGGACAATTGCAAAGTGATCTCGAAGGAATGGGCATCCAGCCGTCGGAAGGCTTTGGAGAAGCCGGCGAAGCCATGGGCGATGCGGCAGGCAACCTCCAGCAAGGAGAATCCGGTCAGGCACTCGGTGATCAGGGCCGCGCCCTTCAGGCGTTGCGCCAGGGCGCCGAAGACATGATGAACCAGATGATGCAGGCAATGGGCGACCAGCAAGGCGAAGCCGAGGGTCAGGGACCTGACCGCAATGGCAACCGCTCCGCCGATGACCGCGATCCGCTTGGCCGGCCGCGCTCAACCACCGGTCCCGATTTCGGCAGTCGGGTCAAGGTCCCTGACGAGATCGACATACAGCGTGCCCGGGAAATCCTCGACGCCATACGCAAGCGCCTTGGAGATCAATTGTCTCCCGACCTCGAAAAACGTTACTTGGAACGGTTGCTGGACTTGAAATAA